In the Novosphingobium sp. 9 genome, one interval contains:
- a CDS encoding phage tail protein, which translates to MADATTSLTGASPAQLLTLGLFVFGMDTIAYSDFQRRMSWRHERSDRFKARASSQFTGPGEDAVSIAGLIVPEVAGNYGAITTLIEMADTGGNWPLLDGFGTVLGHFEIDRIDQTHRTVLAGGIPRAIDFVLELTRID; encoded by the coding sequence ATGGCGGACGCAACCACCTCGCTCACCGGCGCCAGCCCCGCCCAGCTGCTCACGCTGGGCCTGTTCGTCTTCGGCATGGACACCATCGCCTATTCGGACTTTCAGCGCCGCATGTCCTGGCGGCATGAGCGCAGCGACCGTTTCAAGGCCCGCGCCAGCAGCCAGTTCACCGGGCCGGGCGAGGACGCGGTCAGCATCGCCGGGCTGATCGTGCCCGAGGTCGCGGGCAACTACGGCGCGATCACCACCCTGATCGAAATGGCGGACACTGGCGGCAACTGGCCCCTGCTGGACGGCTTCGGCACCGTGCTGGGCCATTTCGAGATCGACCGGATCGACCAGACCCATCGCACCGTGCTGGCAGGCGGCATCCCGCGCGCGATCGACTTCGTGCTCGAACTTACGCGGATCGACTGA
- a CDS encoding transcriptional regulator produces MTTISRYEALREVRACFETEQAMADAFSVTQPTVWRWLNQSKQLPAEKVLLAEKLTGVSRHDLRPDIYPVDLPPAPERWTGVDQCTSARFVGTDHRAGYGNRQNGLDRAPRRQGASR; encoded by the coding sequence ATGACGACCATTAGCCGCTATGAAGCCCTGCGCGAAGTCCGGGCCTGCTTCGAAACGGAGCAGGCCATGGCCGACGCATTCAGCGTGACGCAGCCCACCGTCTGGCGGTGGCTGAACCAGTCGAAGCAGCTTCCGGCGGAAAAGGTTTTGCTTGCTGAGAAGCTGACTGGCGTATCCCGTCATGATCTTCGCCCCGATATCTATCCTGTAGATCTGCCCCCGGCGCCCGAGCGCTGGACCGGCGTCGATCAGTGCACCAGTGCACGCTTCGTAGGGACCGACCACCGCGCCGGATACGGCAATCGGCAGAACGGTTTGGACCGCGCTCCTCGCCGTCAGGGGGCTTCGCGATGA
- a CDS encoding HIRAN domain-containing protein yields MSLAVVGAQYENPDGTDRRYEILLCVPGEPVELRPEPANPRDPHAIAVFSVRRTQIGYITAERAPRLGAIIRSGREVQCLFQGKAQFGAWIRVAFDGETPVVAIEEAHSARRHEQHDDFYPDDIWPDD; encoded by the coding sequence ATGTCCCTCGCCGTCGTGGGCGCCCAGTACGAGAACCCGGACGGGACGGACCGGCGATATGAGATCCTGCTTTGCGTACCGGGAGAGCCCGTGGAGTTGCGGCCGGAGCCTGCGAACCCGCGCGACCCTCATGCGATTGCGGTCTTCTCCGTGCGGCGGACCCAGATTGGCTACATCACCGCCGAGCGCGCGCCGAGGCTGGGCGCCATCATCAGATCAGGGCGGGAGGTGCAGTGCCTGTTTCAGGGCAAGGCACAGTTCGGCGCGTGGATCCGCGTTGCGTTCGACGGGGAGACGCCAGTGGTCGCGATCGAGGAGGCCCACAGTGCGCGGCGGCACGAGCAGCACGACGATTTCTATCCAGATGATATCTGGCCGGACGACTGA
- a CDS encoding phage tail tape measure protein, whose protein sequence is MSNKLSLVVNFLGVDKMSGALRNIIGLGNKGSVSIKGLTGESRKLEKELAKVRRELSSSAGNVTELMDRERDLERQIEGTNRQLARQRGLAAINADTMAMMRRATELKSRGTDNIVAGATMAAPLILATKSAADFSSGMVDIQQKAALSNRETDRMADTIIRAAAAAKQLPEAMRGGVDVLAGLGLDPRTATLMIGSIGRLGTAFKVDISDGANAAYANLNNLKVAVGDTSRALDIMAAADNAGGFAVKDMAQYFPGLTAQMQALGQKGLPAVADLSAALEIARRSSGDADEAANNVKNLLAKINAQATTQAFKKNFGVDLPAALKRAYAQGKTPLQAIAELTQKATGGDLSKIGLAFDDMQAQSAVRGLILGMQDYVKMRDEIGRSSGTIDKAFDQRVARDATVQWTAFMGSASQLAIVLGTTLLPVITQVLGQMTMMASGVASWARAHPQLASAITQGVAALITFRIGLGAAQYALGSLLGPFAKILPYFRKVEGVSAFGRHLALFGSIASRTAGFAVRSFGMIRMAMMFLAHGVLRAGALMLANPIVAIITAIVVAVGVAGYLIYTHWDKIKAAFGTGVAWVKDKLQALPAWLKSISRMMMDGLLLAINPLALGAKLIQMAKYGITQFKNYLGIKSPSRVFMALGGHVAGGLERGIDQNRHGPARAVRRMAAGAAAAGAMSLTPMAAAARPAIAGSAAHSAPIHIHVHAAPGMDVKQLAEEVGRVIERKQAQQGRSQFKDR, encoded by the coding sequence GTGAGCAACAAGCTCTCCCTCGTGGTCAACTTCCTCGGCGTCGACAAGATGTCGGGCGCGCTGCGCAACATCATCGGCCTGGGCAACAAGGGCTCAGTCTCGATCAAGGGGCTGACGGGAGAGAGCCGAAAGCTCGAAAAGGAGCTGGCCAAGGTCCGGCGCGAGCTGTCGTCCAGCGCGGGCAACGTCACGGAGTTGATGGACCGGGAGCGCGATCTGGAGCGCCAGATCGAAGGCACAAACCGCCAGCTCGCCCGCCAGCGCGGCCTTGCCGCGATCAACGCCGATACCATGGCGATGATGCGCCGCGCGACGGAACTGAAGTCCAGGGGCACTGACAACATCGTCGCCGGTGCCACCATGGCCGCGCCGCTGATCCTCGCCACCAAATCCGCCGCGGACTTTTCCAGCGGCATGGTCGATATCCAGCAGAAGGCCGCGCTGTCGAACCGCGAGACCGATCGCATGGCGGACACCATCATCCGCGCGGCGGCTGCGGCCAAGCAGCTGCCGGAAGCCATGCGCGGCGGGGTGGACGTGCTGGCGGGGCTTGGCCTGGATCCGCGCACTGCCACGCTGATGATCGGCTCCATCGGCAGGCTGGGCACCGCCTTCAAGGTCGACATCTCGGACGGCGCCAACGCCGCCTATGCCAACCTCAACAACCTCAAGGTTGCCGTCGGCGATACCTCACGCGCGCTGGATATCATGGCTGCGGCGGACAACGCGGGCGGTTTCGCGGTCAAGGACATGGCGCAGTACTTCCCCGGCCTCACTGCCCAGATGCAGGCGCTGGGGCAGAAGGGGCTTCCTGCTGTGGCGGATCTGTCCGCCGCGCTGGAAATCGCGCGCCGCAGCTCGGGCGATGCGGACGAGGCCGCGAACAACGTCAAGAACCTGCTGGCCAAGATCAACGCGCAGGCCACCACGCAGGCCTTCAAGAAGAACTTCGGCGTGGATCTGCCCGCCGCGCTGAAACGGGCCTACGCGCAGGGCAAGACGCCGCTTCAGGCGATTGCCGAACTGACACAGAAGGCCACCGGCGGCGATCTCAGCAAGATCGGTCTGGCCTTCGATGACATGCAGGCGCAGTCGGCCGTGCGCGGCCTGATCCTAGGCATGCAGGATTACGTCAAGATGCGCGACGAAATCGGGCGCAGCTCCGGCACGATCGACAAGGCCTTCGATCAGCGCGTGGCGCGCGATGCCACCGTACAATGGACCGCCTTCATGGGCTCCGCCTCGCAGCTGGCGATCGTGCTGGGCACCACGCTCCTGCCGGTCATTACGCAGGTGCTGGGGCAGATGACGATGATGGCCTCAGGCGTTGCCAGTTGGGCGCGAGCGCACCCCCAGCTGGCCAGCGCGATCACGCAGGGCGTTGCCGCGCTGATCACCTTCCGAATAGGCCTCGGGGCCGCGCAATATGCGCTGGGCTCCCTGCTCGGGCCCTTCGCCAAGATTCTTCCCTACTTCCGCAAGGTTGAAGGGGTCTCGGCGTTCGGACGCCATCTGGCGCTGTTCGGGTCCATCGCCTCGCGCACGGCCGGATTCGCAGTCCGCAGCTTCGGCATGATCCGCATGGCGATGATGTTCCTGGCACACGGCGTACTGCGTGCCGGAGCGCTGATGCTGGCAAATCCCATCGTCGCAATCATCACTGCGATTGTCGTTGCGGTCGGCGTGGCGGGCTATCTGATCTACACCCATTGGGACAAGATCAAGGCCGCCTTCGGCACCGGCGTGGCGTGGGTGAAAGACAAGCTGCAGGCGCTACCGGCGTGGCTGAAATCCATCAGCAGGATGATGATGGATGGCCTGCTTCTCGCCATCAACCCGCTCGCGCTGGGCGCCAAACTGATCCAGATGGCCAAGTACGGCATCACGCAGTTCAAGAATTACCTCGGCATCAAGTCCCCCTCGCGCGTCTTCATGGCGCTGGGCGGCCATGTCGCGGGCGGTCTGGAACGCGGCATCGATCAGAACCGTCACGGCCCAGCGCGCGCCGTGCGCCGCATGGCGGCAGGTGCTGCAGCGGCAGGCGCCATGTCGCTCACTCCCATGGCCGCCGCTGCACGTCCGGCAATCGCTGGCTCCGCGGCGCACAGTGCGCCGATTCACATCCACGTCCACGCTGCGCCCGGCATGGACGTAAAGCAGCTCGCGGAGGAAGTCGGCCGGGTGATCGAGCGCAAGCAGGCCCAGCAGGGCCGCAGCCAGTTCAAGGACCGCTGA
- a CDS encoding contractile injection system protein, VgrG/Pvc8 family: MAEANIAGILLTLDGVDLADKINPRFKELTLTEKRGGEADQLSLTLNNADGAMALPEPGKIIGLSLGWIAGTDVPLGLVDKGRFTVDEVEDTGLPDEISITARSVDMNGTYRKRRTHAWKDTTLGAVVGEIASRNAITAQVHPDLAIKPITAIEQAGKSDMAFVRDLGSRYDAVATWKDRKIILMPVGSTTTASGTTIPMLTITRREGWEHRFTQAQRDQYDGAEAQYHDPAAGRRRTVSTGGTNRKRLKRVYASEADAHQAATAEAARGQRGAYQFEYDLAIGDPAIVPNRRVTLSGWNTKIDGLSWLVDGVDTSMGAGGLKQRLTLESA; encoded by the coding sequence ATGGCAGAGGCAAACATCGCCGGAATCCTTCTGACGCTGGATGGCGTCGATCTGGCGGACAAGATCAATCCCCGATTCAAGGAACTGACCCTCACCGAAAAGCGCGGCGGCGAGGCCGATCAGCTCAGCCTCACGCTCAACAATGCCGATGGCGCCATGGCCCTGCCCGAACCCGGCAAGATCATCGGCCTATCGCTGGGCTGGATCGCGGGCACCGATGTGCCGCTCGGCCTGGTCGACAAGGGCCGCTTCACCGTGGACGAGGTGGAAGATACCGGCCTGCCGGACGAGATCTCGATCACCGCCCGTTCGGTCGATATGAACGGCACCTATCGCAAGCGCCGCACCCATGCCTGGAAGGACACCACGCTTGGCGCCGTCGTCGGCGAGATTGCAAGCCGCAACGCCATCACCGCACAGGTCCATCCCGATCTGGCAATCAAACCCATCACCGCGATCGAGCAGGCGGGCAAGAGCGACATGGCCTTCGTCCGCGATCTGGGGAGCCGCTACGATGCGGTGGCGACGTGGAAAGACCGCAAGATCATCCTGATGCCGGTGGGCAGCACCACGACAGCGTCCGGCACCACGATTCCGATGCTCACCATCACCCGCCGCGAAGGCTGGGAGCACCGCTTCACGCAGGCCCAGCGCGACCAGTACGACGGCGCCGAGGCCCAATACCATGATCCGGCAGCGGGCAGACGCCGCACCGTCTCCACCGGCGGAACCAACCGCAAGCGTCTCAAGCGGGTCTATGCCAGCGAGGCCGATGCCCATCAGGCCGCCACCGCCGAGGCCGCACGCGGCCAGCGCGGCGCCTACCAGTTCGAATACGACCTCGCGATCGGGGATCCCGCGATTGTGCCCAACCGACGCGTCACGCTGTCAGGCTGGAACACGAAGATCGACGGGCTGTCGTGGTTGGTGGACGGCGTGGATACCAGCATGGGCGCAGGCGGCCTGAAGCAGCGGTTGACGCTGGAAAGCGCCTAA
- a CDS encoding ogr/Delta-like zinc finger family protein gives MAFRLRSGGSQSGRDAAFVLCPKCEAPAFIRRSERITPKVKHLHAHCTNTGCGHTYMVEVSFVHSFNPGLIDRPDLDLPVCPVDQVPHVLPPSRGAEPDDDQMSMFVT, from the coding sequence ATGGCATTCCGCCTGCGCTCGGGCGGTTCGCAGTCCGGCCGCGATGCCGCCTTCGTGCTCTGCCCGAAGTGCGAGGCCCCGGCCTTCATCCGCCGCAGCGAGCGCATCACCCCCAAGGTGAAGCACCTGCACGCGCACTGCACCAACACCGGCTGCGGCCACACCTACATGGTCGAGGTGTCGTTCGTGCATTCGTTCAATCCGGGGCTGATCGACCGGCCCGATCTCGATCTGCCGGTCTGCCCGGTCGATCAGGTGCCGCACGTCCTGCCGCCCTCGCGCGGGGCCGAACCGGATGACGATCAGATGAGCATGTTCGTCACCTGA
- a CDS encoding XRE family transcriptional regulator — translation MWEIVPARLEAAMRRVGINRSQLAAAVGVSQPSISRLLSGETKTTRVLDLIAATLRTTPSYLKGDVENPELDTDGEDTGPLPNLDDVEIDSIDLAYGMGGTFLDGAVIQVEKVKFSRKWLRQFTNSPPNMLCSTRGMGDSMMPTIHDQDVVIIDRSQTVPEMGDKIWAMSFAGLGMIKRLRALPDGTMKISSDNHLVRDEIAGDGELYIVGRVVAVVKSV, via the coding sequence ATGTGGGAAATCGTGCCAGCACGTCTCGAAGCCGCGATGCGGCGAGTAGGGATCAATCGATCACAACTGGCTGCCGCCGTTGGGGTCTCACAGCCGTCCATTTCGCGGCTTTTAAGTGGAGAAACAAAGACTACGCGTGTTCTGGACCTGATCGCCGCGACGCTGAGAACAACCCCTTCCTACCTGAAGGGCGACGTTGAAAATCCTGAGCTGGACACCGATGGCGAGGACACTGGTCCGTTGCCAAATCTGGACGACGTGGAGATCGACAGCATCGATCTGGCCTATGGAATGGGCGGTACGTTTCTGGATGGTGCAGTCATTCAGGTCGAGAAGGTGAAATTCTCACGAAAGTGGCTTCGTCAGTTCACCAACTCGCCTCCTAATATGCTCTGCAGCACGCGGGGCATGGGCGATTCTATGATGCCGACGATCCACGATCAGGACGTGGTAATCATCGACCGATCCCAGACCGTGCCGGAGATGGGCGACAAGATCTGGGCTATGTCGTTTGCTGGCCTGGGAATGATCAAACGACTCCGTGCTCTGCCGGACGGCACCATGAAGATCAGTTCCGACAACCATTTGGTGCGCGATGAAATCGCAGGCGATGGCGAACTTTACATCGTGGGCAGGGTCGTTGCGGTGGTGAAAAGCGTTTGA